In Arachis hypogaea cultivar Tifrunner chromosome 17, arahy.Tifrunner.gnm2.J5K5, whole genome shotgun sequence, a single window of DNA contains:
- the LOC112765353 gene encoding uncharacterized protein, whose protein sequence is MRVLRDLNSELKPLLLISVEAMAGSGSSMLYSFLMFTVILSLQEMYRAKLASTELYTILGGFISSLLFLVLLTFIGNYQETVGAKTGWGAVFIAEAVALIAASTVHRVCITTCFLFSAVLLYEVNKISGSVLSVQTSDSRSKKYSGRG, encoded by the exons ATGCGTGTTTTGAGAGATCTGAACTCTGAGCTGAAGCCGCTGCTTCTGATCTCAGTTGAG GCCATGGCGGGGTCTGGGAGCTCCATGCTGTATTCCTTTCTGATGTTCACTGTAATTCTCTCGCTTCAAGAAATGTACCGTGCGAAATTAGCATCGACGGAATTGTACACTATACTTGGAGGGTTTATCAGCTCTCTTCTGTTTCTTGTGCTCCTTACT TTCATTGGAAACTACCAAGAAACAGTTGGTGCAAAAACTGGTTGGGGTGCAG TCTTCATAGCAGAAGCAGTTGCCCTGATTGCTGCAAGCACAGTCCACAGGGTTTGCATTACTACATG TTTCCTGTTCTCGGCTGTATTGCTGTATGAGGTTAACAAAATCTCAGGATCAGTGCTTTCAGTTCAAACAAGCGACTCCAGAAGTAAAAAGTATAGTGGGAGAGGTTAA
- the LOC112764256 gene encoding uncharacterized protein → MDEFGVLTERFGLKPQGKSAPMASSKRPTGVGGSQPGINSFNPPKSSSQNGSRSHQHSDFDFDGIFSPSNNKKTQNFGGLGDGIDDIFGPGAKSNTSKGSSFDYDSIFGGSNRPVSKPASNNDFVDDIFGVMPERKGVGVDDLLDKIGGLNSSTSNKSSSNVKKAPDFDELIPGFGGSSSSKNGRASNKSPKPTATSNKPAATSHDDPFLVFETTSRAASSESFFDSLEQINKWNNSKGTRDSSGASPILRPPPKATNVTYSNKVNSSNVSSIDELEEFAMGKMQNNATRKANINTGDTKRNLAAKINKNKGGPAARVNQSNGMDDLESFFGTGTRSSSVPKSRASNMDNTFDHQMNDKGRSGVSQGVPPVSSASAKKPSAVTSFDDLSLIFGGSPTSEFQEIEGESEERRKARLQRHQRTQERSLKALADMNQRDHQTKMEQEERHRIANYTDVQIKRWAAGKETNMRALLSSLQDVLWPECGWEPVSITDMISSTSVKKVYRKATLCIHPDKVQQKGATLEQKYIAEKVFDILKAAWTKFNAEELS, encoded by the exons ATGGACGAGTTTGGCGTGTTGACCGAAAGGTTTGGCTTGAAACCGCAGGGAAAATCGGCTCCGATGGCCTCATCGAAGCGACCCACAGGTGTCGGTGGATCCCAACCTGGAATCAATTCGTTCAATCCCCCCAAATCTTCTTCCCAAAACGGATCCAGATCTCACCAACACTCCGATTTTGATTTCGATGGCATTTTCAGCCCAAGCAACAATAAGAAAACACAGAATTTCGGTGGTCTCGGCGATGGCATTGACGATATCTTCGGCCCGGGCGCTAAATCTAATACCAGCAAGGGTTCTTCCTTCGATTACGATTCGATATTTGGCGGTTCGAACAGGCCGGTTTCGAAGCCTGCTTCGAACAATGATTTTGTGGACGACATATTCGGTGTAATGCCCGAGAGAAAAGGCGTTGGTGTTGATGATCTGTTAGATAAGATTGGAGGGTTAAATTCTAGTACCAGCAACAAAAGCTCATCCAATGTGAAAAAAGCACCTGATTTTGATGAATTGATACCTGGGTTTGGTGGAAGCAGCTCTTCAAAGAATGG aAGAGCAAGTAATAAGTCTCCTAAACCAACTGCCACTTCAAACAAACCTGCTGCCACCTCTCATGATGATCCATTTTTAGTGTTTGAAACCACTTCACGCGCAGCATCTTCGGAATCATTCTTTGACTCTTTGGAACAGATTAATAAGTGGAATAATTCCAAAGGTACAAGAGACAGCTCCGGTGCTTCCCCAATATTAAGACCTCCACCTAAGGCAACAAATGTTACATACTCAAATAAAG TTAACAGCTCAAACGTATCATCCATAGATGAGCTTGAGGAATTTGCCATGGGTAAGATGCAGAATAATGCTACCAGAAAGGCCAATATAAATACTGGTGACACTAAACGAAACTTAGCTGCAAAGATCAACAAAAATAAAGGAGGTCCGGCTGCAAGAGTGAACCAATCAAATGGCATGGACGATCTTGAATCCTTTTTCGGCACAGGCACTCGGTCAAGCAGTGTACCAAAGTCAAGGGCTTCAAATATG GATAATACGTTTGATCATCAAATGAATGATAAAGGGAGATCTGGGGTGTCACAAGGGGTGCCACCTGTTTCCTCTGCCAGTGCAAAGAAACCTTCAGCAGTGACATCTTTTGATGACCTATCATTAATTTTTGGTG GTTCGCCAACATCTGAATTCCAGGAAATTGAAGGAGAATCTGAAGAGAGACGAAAAGCAAGATTGCAACGTCATCAGAGGACCCAAGAGCGATCG TTAAAAGCATTGGCTGATATGAACCAGCGTGACCATCAAACTAAAATGGAGCAAGAAGAGAGACAT AGAATCGCCAATTATACGGATGTTCAGATAAAGAGATGGGCTGCAGGAAAAGAAACCAATATGCGGGCATTGCTATCATCATTACAAGAT GTTCTTTGGCCAGAATGTGGATGGGAGCCAGTGTCAATTACAGATATGATCTCTTCCACTTCGGTGAAAAAGGTTTACAGAAAAGCAACTTTATGCATTCACCCAGATAAGGTCCAACAGAAAGGTGCTACTCTTGAACAGAAATATATTGCAGAGAAGGTTTTTGACATCCTCAAG GCAGCGTGGACCAAGTTCAACGCGGAAGAGCTTTCTTAG
- the LOC112762512 gene encoding amino acid permease 3 isoform X2 codes for MHQQGGSKLFDDDGRLKRSGTMWTASAHIITAVIGSGVLSLAWAIAQLGWIAGPAVMILFSLVTYYTSSLLAACYRSGDPVTGKRNYTYMDAVHANLGGLKVKLCGLVQYTNLFGVAIGYTIASAKSMGAVRKSICVHASRGRNPCHTNGNVYTIAFGIAELFLSQIPDFDQLWWLSILAAVMSFTYSTIGLGLGVVKVIENKVIKGSLTGVTVGPSVTETEKVWNTFEALGDIAFAYSYSMILIEIQDTIKSPPSEAKTMKKATFISVAVTTFFYMLCGCFGYAAFGDKAPGNLLTDAGFSNPFWLLDIANIAIVIHLVGAYQVYCQPLFAFIEKYASKKFPDSDFVNKDSEICVPGCSKPYKLNLFRLTWRTGFVILTTLISMLLPFFNNIVGLLGALGFWPLTVYFPVQMYIIQKRIPKWSTKWVCLQVLSLACLVISLAAAAGSIAGIVDQLHDIKLFGSEY; via the exons ATGCATCAACAAGGAGGCTCCAAGTTGTTCGACGACGATGGCCGCCTCAAAAGATCCG GTACGATGTGGACGGCGAGCGCCCACATAATAACAGCTGTGATAGGGTCAGGGGTGTTGTCCCTGGCTTGGGCCATAGCTCAGCTCGGATGGATCGCCGGACCGGCCGTCATGATTTTGTTCTCCTTGGTCACTTACTATACCTCTTCACTCCTCGCCGCTTGTTACCGTTCCGGCGACCCTGTCACCGGAAAAAGAAACTACACTTACATGGATGCTGTTCATGCAAACcttg GTGGCTTGAAGGTCAAGCTTTGTGGGCTAGTTCAGTATACTAACCTTTTTGGAGTAGCCATTGGTTACACCATAGCTTCTGCTAAGAGCATGGG GGCTGTAAGGAAATCTATCTGTGTTCATGCAAGCAGAGGAAGGAATCCATGCCATACCAATGGCAATGTTTACACAATTGCATTTGGAATAGCTGaactttttctctctcaaatcCCAGATTTTGATCAGTTATGGTGGCTTTCAATTCTAGCTGCTGTTATGTCCTTCACATACTCAACAATTGGTCTTGGCCTTGGAGTTGTTAAAGTTATAG AAAACAAAGTGATTAAGGGAAGCCTAACAGGGGTGACAGTTGGTCCTTCTGTCACTGAAACTGAAAAAGTTTGGAACACCTTTGAAGCTCTTGGTGACATAGCCTTTGCCTACTCATACTCCATGATTCTTATTGAAATTCAG GACACAATAAAATCCCCACCATCAGAGGCAAAAACAATGAAGAAAGCAACATTCATCAGTGTGGCAGTAACCACCTTCTTCTACATGCTATGTGGCTGCTTCGGCTACGCGGCGTTCGGGGACAAGGCCCCCGGAAACCTCCTAACCGACGCCGGATTCTCGAACCCTTTCTGGCTGCTAGACATAGCCAACATTGCAATAGTAATCCACCTTGTAGGAGCATACCAGGTGTATTGCCAACCCCTTTTCGCCTTCATCGAAAAGTATGCAAGCAAGAAGTTCCCAGACAGTGATTTCGTTAACAAAGACAGCGAGATCTGTGTCCCAGGTTGTTCCAAACCATACAAGCTCAATCTCTTCAGGCTAACATGGAGAACAGGATTTGTGATCTTAACAACTTTGATATCCATGTTGCTTCCTTTCTTCAACAACATTGTTGGACTTCTTGGTGCTCTTGGATTCTGGCCTCTAACGGTTTATTTTCCGGTTCAAATGTATATTATTCAGAAGAGAATACCGAAATGGAGCACCAAATGGGTGTGTCTTCAAGTTCTTAGTCTTGCATGCCTTGTCATTTCTCTTGCTGCTGCTGCTGGATCCATTGCTGGGATTGTTGATCAGCTTCATGATATTAAGTTGTTTGGTTCTGAATATTGA
- the LOC112762512 gene encoding amino acid permease 3 isoform X1: protein MVEKVAATATATATTATKNHHQSFDLSIDMHQQGGSKLFDDDGRLKRSGTMWTASAHIITAVIGSGVLSLAWAIAQLGWIAGPAVMILFSLVTYYTSSLLAACYRSGDPVTGKRNYTYMDAVHANLGGLKVKLCGLVQYTNLFGVAIGYTIASAKSMGAVRKSICVHASRGRNPCHTNGNVYTIAFGIAELFLSQIPDFDQLWWLSILAAVMSFTYSTIGLGLGVVKVIENKVIKGSLTGVTVGPSVTETEKVWNTFEALGDIAFAYSYSMILIEIQDTIKSPPSEAKTMKKATFISVAVTTFFYMLCGCFGYAAFGDKAPGNLLTDAGFSNPFWLLDIANIAIVIHLVGAYQVYCQPLFAFIEKYASKKFPDSDFVNKDSEICVPGCSKPYKLNLFRLTWRTGFVILTTLISMLLPFFNNIVGLLGALGFWPLTVYFPVQMYIIQKRIPKWSTKWVCLQVLSLACLVISLAAAAGSIAGIVDQLHDIKLFGSEY, encoded by the exons ATGGTTGAGAAGGTTgccgccaccgccaccgccaccgccaccaccgccaccaagaaccaccaccaatCATTTGATCTCTCAATTGACATGCATCAACAAGGAGGCTCCAAGTTGTTCGACGACGATGGCCGCCTCAAAAGATCCG GTACGATGTGGACGGCGAGCGCCCACATAATAACAGCTGTGATAGGGTCAGGGGTGTTGTCCCTGGCTTGGGCCATAGCTCAGCTCGGATGGATCGCCGGACCGGCCGTCATGATTTTGTTCTCCTTGGTCACTTACTATACCTCTTCACTCCTCGCCGCTTGTTACCGTTCCGGCGACCCTGTCACCGGAAAAAGAAACTACACTTACATGGATGCTGTTCATGCAAACcttg GTGGCTTGAAGGTCAAGCTTTGTGGGCTAGTTCAGTATACTAACCTTTTTGGAGTAGCCATTGGTTACACCATAGCTTCTGCTAAGAGCATGGG GGCTGTAAGGAAATCTATCTGTGTTCATGCAAGCAGAGGAAGGAATCCATGCCATACCAATGGCAATGTTTACACAATTGCATTTGGAATAGCTGaactttttctctctcaaatcCCAGATTTTGATCAGTTATGGTGGCTTTCAATTCTAGCTGCTGTTATGTCCTTCACATACTCAACAATTGGTCTTGGCCTTGGAGTTGTTAAAGTTATAG AAAACAAAGTGATTAAGGGAAGCCTAACAGGGGTGACAGTTGGTCCTTCTGTCACTGAAACTGAAAAAGTTTGGAACACCTTTGAAGCTCTTGGTGACATAGCCTTTGCCTACTCATACTCCATGATTCTTATTGAAATTCAG GACACAATAAAATCCCCACCATCAGAGGCAAAAACAATGAAGAAAGCAACATTCATCAGTGTGGCAGTAACCACCTTCTTCTACATGCTATGTGGCTGCTTCGGCTACGCGGCGTTCGGGGACAAGGCCCCCGGAAACCTCCTAACCGACGCCGGATTCTCGAACCCTTTCTGGCTGCTAGACATAGCCAACATTGCAATAGTAATCCACCTTGTAGGAGCATACCAGGTGTATTGCCAACCCCTTTTCGCCTTCATCGAAAAGTATGCAAGCAAGAAGTTCCCAGACAGTGATTTCGTTAACAAAGACAGCGAGATCTGTGTCCCAGGTTGTTCCAAACCATACAAGCTCAATCTCTTCAGGCTAACATGGAGAACAGGATTTGTGATCTTAACAACTTTGATATCCATGTTGCTTCCTTTCTTCAACAACATTGTTGGACTTCTTGGTGCTCTTGGATTCTGGCCTCTAACGGTTTATTTTCCGGTTCAAATGTATATTATTCAGAAGAGAATACCGAAATGGAGCACCAAATGGGTGTGTCTTCAAGTTCTTAGTCTTGCATGCCTTGTCATTTCTCTTGCTGCTGCTGCTGGATCCATTGCTGGGATTGTTGATCAGCTTCATGATATTAAGTTGTTTGGTTCTGAATATTGA